One Nonomuraea angiospora DNA segment encodes these proteins:
- a CDS encoding extracellular solute-binding protein — MTDLRDARVSRAQFFRMMGGLAVAAAATACSTKPETTATTGGGSAAGVDLKFLGVADQKAPMDELLAAYKKAKPEVRLTASFAPTDQVQTSVRTQLGAGNAPDLHVVYPGNGSAMSMTQIAKAGLLADLSAQPWTQSIPTGFKPAFQLDGKTYIYSAGSSVIGAVYNKKAFEKAGVDAPPTTWTEFLAVCDKLKKAGITPIALGAQTPWVTQLITYALVPSTVYAKDPTFDDKQLAGQTSFAQSGWRQAMEMYLELQKRGFFNDKPNGTTFEQQISMVATGKAGMAVQVSAVLPDFRKAASSPDDLSMFPVPGADDANQVWIPAGVVVGLGASAKGQHVEEAKAFIDFLGKQESINAWAKAIAAIPLTQDSSSTIDPAVQSFLPFTKDRAVPFMDQRWPNAEVQPVHFAVIQELLAGKSTVDEALKKMDEAYKK, encoded by the coding sequence ATGACCGATCTGCGTGACGCCCGGGTGAGCCGGGCCCAGTTCTTCCGCATGATGGGTGGCCTCGCCGTGGCGGCCGCTGCCACGGCCTGCTCGACCAAGCCGGAGACCACGGCCACCACGGGCGGCGGGTCCGCCGCCGGGGTCGACCTGAAGTTCCTCGGCGTGGCCGACCAGAAGGCGCCGATGGACGAGCTGCTCGCCGCCTACAAGAAGGCGAAGCCGGAAGTGCGGCTCACCGCCTCCTTCGCCCCCACCGACCAGGTGCAGACCTCGGTCCGGACCCAGCTCGGCGCGGGCAACGCGCCCGACCTGCACGTCGTCTACCCGGGCAACGGCAGCGCGATGTCCATGACCCAGATCGCCAAGGCCGGGCTGCTGGCCGACCTGTCCGCCCAGCCGTGGACCCAGTCGATCCCCACCGGGTTCAAGCCCGCCTTCCAGCTCGACGGCAAGACCTACATCTACTCCGCGGGCTCGTCGGTCATCGGCGCCGTCTACAACAAGAAGGCGTTCGAGAAGGCCGGCGTGGACGCGCCGCCGACCACGTGGACGGAGTTCCTCGCGGTCTGCGACAAGCTGAAGAAGGCCGGCATCACGCCGATCGCGCTGGGCGCGCAGACGCCGTGGGTCACCCAGCTCATCACGTACGCGCTGGTGCCCTCCACCGTCTACGCCAAGGACCCGACGTTCGACGACAAGCAGCTCGCCGGGCAGACCTCCTTCGCCCAGTCGGGCTGGCGCCAGGCCATGGAGATGTACCTGGAGCTGCAGAAGCGCGGCTTCTTCAACGACAAGCCGAACGGCACCACGTTCGAGCAGCAGATCTCCATGGTGGCCACCGGCAAGGCCGGCATGGCGGTCCAGGTGTCGGCCGTGCTGCCCGACTTCCGCAAGGCGGCCTCCTCGCCCGACGACCTGTCCATGTTCCCCGTGCCGGGCGCGGACGACGCCAACCAGGTGTGGATCCCCGCCGGCGTGGTCGTCGGCCTCGGCGCCAGCGCCAAGGGCCAGCACGTCGAGGAGGCCAAGGCGTTCATCGACTTCCTCGGCAAGCAGGAGAGCATCAACGCCTGGGCCAAGGCCATCGCCGCCATCCCGCTCACCCAGGACTCCTCCTCGACCATCGACCCGGCCGTCCAGTCGTTCCTGCCGTTCACCAAGGACCGCGCGGTGCCGTTCATGGACCAGCGCTGGCCCAACGCCGAGGTGCAGCCGGTGCACTTCGCCGTGATCCAGGAGCTGCTGGCCGGCAAGTCGACCGTCGACGAGGCACTGAAGAAGATGGACGAGGCGTACAAGAAGTGA
- a CDS encoding carbohydrate ABC transporter permease: MTSLTVQRRSAVSRRRRRFSANSPSWLFAAPALVVYALVVLYPAAAGVVYAFTDWSGIGQDMSFVGLANFGALLGDEQAMGSIGNTLLLTVAIVAVQNGVGLLLALGVNAKLKSRALLRVIFFAPVVVSPVMVAFLWKYVYNPDPSAGLNGLLGLSVDWLGDPSVALWSIAGMVVWQYAGYSMVIFLAGLEGVPKELHEAAMIDGAGTFQRFRYVTWPLLAPAVTINLMLSTIGGLKLFDQIFAATNGGPGYATETLSTVLYKQAFVFGKFGYSTAIALVLALFVAAVSLVQVYYLRNREVSA; the protein is encoded by the coding sequence GTGACTTCCCTGACTGTCCAGCGGCGTTCGGCCGTCTCGCGGCGCAGGCGGCGCTTCAGCGCCAACTCGCCGTCCTGGCTGTTCGCCGCGCCCGCCCTCGTCGTCTACGCGCTGGTCGTGCTCTACCCGGCCGCGGCCGGCGTCGTGTACGCCTTCACGGACTGGAGCGGCATCGGCCAGGACATGTCCTTCGTCGGCCTGGCCAACTTCGGCGCGCTCCTGGGCGACGAGCAGGCCATGGGCTCGATCGGCAACACGCTGCTGCTCACCGTGGCCATCGTGGCCGTCCAGAACGGCGTCGGCCTGCTGCTGGCCCTGGGCGTCAACGCCAAGCTGAAGAGCCGGGCGCTGCTGCGGGTGATCTTCTTCGCGCCCGTGGTCGTCAGCCCGGTCATGGTGGCGTTCCTGTGGAAGTACGTCTACAACCCCGACCCGTCGGCGGGCCTGAACGGGCTGCTCGGCCTCAGCGTGGACTGGCTGGGCGACCCGTCGGTGGCGCTGTGGTCGATCGCCGGCATGGTCGTGTGGCAGTACGCCGGATACTCCATGGTCATCTTCCTGGCCGGGCTCGAAGGCGTGCCCAAGGAGCTGCACGAGGCGGCCATGATCGACGGGGCGGGCACCTTCCAGCGCTTCCGCTACGTCACCTGGCCGCTGCTGGCCCCCGCGGTGACGATCAACCTCATGCTCTCCACGATCGGCGGGCTCAAGCTCTTCGACCAGATCTTCGCCGCCACCAACGGCGGACCCGGCTACGCCACGGAGACCCTGTCCACGGTGCTCTACAAGCAGGCGTTCGTGTTCGGCAAGTTCGGCTACAGCACCGCGATCGCGCTGGTGCTCGCCCTGTTCGTGGCGGCCGTCTCCCTCGTCCAGGTCTACTACCTGCGCAACCGGGAGGTGTCCGCATGA
- a CDS encoding carbohydrate ABC transporter permease gives MRRTFLLEIVMIAAAVAFLFPVYTLISLSLKDPAQISQTPLALPDPPTLDNFGKAWSAAALGPSLVNSTVITVASLVLLIALGSFASYFLARVHSRLGYGLYVLFLLGIVLPFQLGMIPLYELVTDLGLIGTHAGMILFYTGIQLPFTVFLYTGFIRALPREYASAAQIDGASHLTAFTRVVFPLLRPITGTVLILNAVFIWNDFFTPLLYLGGSGFETVPVSVFAFVGQYVSDHGLVFAGLVLGALPIVLVFLVLQRYVIKGFSSGLKG, from the coding sequence ATGAGAAGGACGTTCCTGCTGGAGATCGTGATGATCGCGGCGGCGGTGGCGTTCCTGTTCCCCGTCTACACGCTGATCTCGCTGTCGCTGAAGGATCCGGCGCAGATCTCCCAGACGCCGCTGGCGCTGCCCGACCCGCCCACGCTGGACAACTTCGGCAAGGCGTGGTCGGCCGCCGCGCTCGGCCCGTCGCTGGTCAACAGCACGGTGATCACCGTGGCCAGCCTGGTCCTGCTGATCGCGCTCGGCTCGTTCGCCTCCTACTTCCTGGCCCGCGTGCACAGCAGGCTCGGCTACGGCCTGTACGTCCTCTTCCTGCTGGGCATCGTGCTGCCGTTCCAGCTCGGCATGATCCCGCTCTACGAGCTGGTGACCGACCTGGGGCTGATCGGCACGCACGCCGGGATGATCCTCTTCTACACCGGCATCCAGCTGCCCTTCACGGTCTTCCTCTACACCGGCTTCATCCGCGCGCTGCCCCGCGAGTACGCCAGCGCCGCCCAGATCGACGGCGCCTCCCACCTGACGGCGTTCACCCGGGTGGTCTTCCCGCTGCTGCGGCCCATCACCGGCACCGTGCTGATCCTCAACGCCGTCTTCATCTGGAACGACTTCTTCACCCCGCTGCTCTACCTGGGCGGCTCCGGGTTCGAGACGGTCCCGGTCAGCGTCTTCGCCTTCGTCGGCCAGTACGTCTCCGACCACGGCCTCGTCTTCGCCGGGCTCGTCCTCGGGGCGCTGCCGATCGTGCTGGTCTTCCTGGTGCTGCAGCGCTACGTCATCAAGGGCTTCTCCAGCGGGCTCAAGGGATGA
- a CDS encoding FkbM family methyltransferase: MMRVKAVAAMLRAGAGVSLSEPELRGLAEFVRPGAVCFDIGAAYGMYTYPLARLAGPAGQVHSFEPLPVPYRILEVGRRASGARNVRVTNAALSSSTGYRRLRLPYRFGLPVHGWAHLEEGLKHPGPFAATRTLEVPVYTVDRVCELREIPRVDFIKMDVEGCEPEVLKGAEWTIERHRPALLLEIEDRHLGRYGRDSAEVAGSLIARGYRMHVWHRGRWNRVDRVSTHRRNYLFAG, from the coding sequence ATGATGAGAGTGAAAGCCGTGGCCGCGATGCTGCGGGCGGGGGCGGGGGTGTCGCTCAGCGAGCCGGAACTGCGGGGCCTGGCCGAGTTCGTCCGGCCGGGCGCGGTCTGCTTCGACATCGGGGCCGCCTACGGGATGTACACCTACCCGCTGGCCAGGCTCGCCGGGCCGGCCGGGCAGGTGCACAGCTTCGAGCCGCTGCCGGTGCCGTACCGGATCCTGGAGGTCGGGCGGCGGGCGAGCGGGGCGCGCAACGTGCGGGTGACCAACGCCGCGCTGAGCTCGTCCACCGGATACCGGCGGCTGCGGCTGCCGTACCGGTTCGGCCTGCCCGTCCACGGCTGGGCGCACCTGGAGGAGGGGTTGAAGCATCCCGGCCCCTTCGCCGCCACCAGGACGCTCGAGGTCCCCGTGTACACCGTGGACCGCGTGTGCGAGCTGCGGGAGATCCCCCGCGTCGACTTCATCAAGATGGACGTCGAGGGGTGCGAGCCGGAAGTGCTGAAGGGCGCGGAGTGGACCATCGAGCGGCACCGGCCCGCTCTGCTGCTGGAGATCGAGGACCGCCACCTCGGCAGGTACGGCAGGGACTCCGCCGAGGTGGCGGGCTCACTGATCGCGCGCGGGTACCGCATGCACGTCTGGCACCGGGGCCGCTGGAACCGGGTGGACCGGGTGAGCACGCACCGGCGCAACTACCTGTTCGCCGGCTGA
- a CDS encoding response regulator has product MITVLVADDQAMIRAGFAALISAQPDLQVVGEAADGLEAVTAARDLRPDVVLMDVRMPHLDGLEATRRIAGAGGSKVLILTTFDIDDYVYAALRGGASGFLLKDAPPADLITAVRVIAAGEALLAPSVTRRLIEEFATRQPIDEREALRLNALTPRELDVLRLVAAGLANAEIAGELTIAEETVKSHVGRIFTKLGLRDRAQAVMLAYESGLVVPGNPSPAARRDSRLRS; this is encoded by the coding sequence ATGATCACGGTGCTGGTCGCCGACGACCAGGCGATGATCAGGGCCGGGTTCGCGGCCCTGATCTCCGCGCAGCCCGACCTGCAGGTGGTGGGAGAGGCCGCGGACGGTCTGGAGGCGGTGACGGCGGCGCGCGATCTGCGACCGGACGTCGTGCTCATGGACGTGCGCATGCCCCACCTCGACGGTCTGGAGGCCACCCGGCGCATCGCCGGAGCGGGCGGCTCGAAGGTGCTCATCCTCACCACCTTCGACATCGACGACTACGTCTACGCCGCGCTGCGTGGCGGGGCCAGCGGCTTCCTGCTCAAGGACGCGCCGCCGGCCGACCTCATCACCGCCGTACGCGTGATCGCCGCCGGCGAGGCGCTGCTCGCGCCCTCCGTCACCCGCAGGCTCATCGAGGAGTTCGCGACCCGGCAGCCCATCGACGAGCGGGAGGCGCTGCGGCTGAACGCGCTGACCCCGCGCGAGCTGGACGTGCTCAGGCTGGTGGCGGCCGGGCTGGCCAACGCCGAGATCGCCGGAGAGCTGACGATCGCGGAGGAGACCGTGAAGTCACACGTCGGCCGGATCTTCACCAAACTGGGCCTGCGCGATCGGGCTCAGGCGGTGATGCTCGCCTACGAGAGCGGTCTGGTCGTACCCGGCAATCCCTCTCCAGCGGCACGCCGGGACTCGCGACTGCGCTCCTGA
- a CDS encoding sensor histidine kinase encodes MLPRLPFAALAAAVLIFNLLFYAVDAGFGVLAAPAAVLLAGPVLMAWHRPLPAWSAMVVAMPLLTGLGLALGSSVVPQPWLLNQTLAQLPVMYVLALSSARRVTIVAVAVTLAAGIAMSVPQDMAPDRLSRGLLAWTLALLLAVVLGHARRMRRLATLRVADELGRRRILEERARIARELHDVVAHHMSVIAVQAASAPYRIGGGVSEEVAEEFTAINAAARESLRDMRHLLGALRGSDDGPGTAPQPGLEDLGALAESVRRAGVPVQLTVSGPAPSLSPVESVTVYRIVQEALSNVVRHAPGASTTVSVRAEVDAVSLAVDNEPPRHVSGTTQPGSRLGLIGMRERVAVLGGDLTAAATDAGGFAVRARLPRRAAG; translated from the coding sequence ATGCTCCCCCGCCTGCCGTTCGCCGCGCTGGCCGCGGCGGTCCTGATCTTCAACCTGCTGTTCTACGCGGTGGACGCCGGGTTCGGGGTGCTCGCCGCCCCGGCCGCCGTCCTGCTCGCCGGACCCGTGCTCATGGCGTGGCACCGGCCGCTGCCTGCCTGGTCGGCCATGGTGGTGGCCATGCCCCTGCTCACCGGCCTCGGGCTGGCGCTGGGCAGCTCGGTCGTGCCGCAGCCGTGGCTGCTCAACCAGACGCTGGCCCAGCTCCCCGTCATGTACGTGCTGGCGCTGTCATCGGCCCGGCGCGTGACGATCGTCGCCGTCGCCGTCACGCTCGCTGCCGGGATCGCCATGAGCGTGCCGCAGGACATGGCGCCGGACCGCCTGTCCAGAGGGCTGCTGGCCTGGACACTGGCCCTGCTGCTGGCCGTGGTCCTCGGCCATGCGAGGCGCATGAGGCGGCTGGCCACCTTACGCGTCGCCGACGAGCTGGGGCGGCGCCGAATCCTCGAGGAACGGGCGCGGATCGCCAGGGAACTGCACGACGTGGTGGCCCACCACATGTCGGTGATCGCCGTACAGGCCGCCAGCGCGCCCTACCGGATCGGCGGAGGAGTGAGCGAGGAGGTCGCAGAGGAGTTCACGGCCATCAACGCGGCCGCCCGCGAGTCCCTGCGCGACATGCGGCACCTGCTCGGCGCGCTGCGGGGCTCCGACGACGGACCGGGGACCGCGCCGCAGCCCGGGCTGGAGGATCTCGGCGCACTGGCCGAATCGGTGCGCCGGGCGGGCGTGCCCGTCCAGCTCACCGTCTCCGGCCCCGCCCCGTCACTCTCTCCGGTGGAGTCCGTCACCGTCTACCGGATCGTCCAGGAGGCGCTGAGCAACGTCGTCCGGCACGCGCCCGGAGCCAGTACCACCGTGTCCGTCCGCGCCGAGGTGGACGCGGTGTCGCTCGCCGTGGACAACGAGCCTCCCCGGCATGTGTCCGGCACGACGCAGCCAGGCTCGCGACTCGGGTTGATCGGGATGCGCGAGCGCGTGGCGGTGCTCGGCGGCGACCTCACCGCGGCGGCGACGGACGCGGGCGGCTTCGCCGTCCGAGCGCGGCTGCCGCGGCGGGCGGCCGGGTGA
- a CDS encoding aldo/keto reductase, with protein sequence MEYRQLGASGLKVPALSFGAGTFAGKGELFGAWGDTDVAQARRLVDICLDAGVTMFDTADVYSDGASEEVLGQALKGRRDRALISTKAGLPMGDGPGDAGTSRHRLIRSVDDALRRLGTGHIDLFQLHAFDAATPVEEVLSTLDDLVRAGKLRYVGVSNFSGWHLMKSLATAERYGYPRYVAHQVYYSLVGRDYEWELMPLGRDQGVGAVVWSPLGWGRLTGRIRRGQPLPEGSRLHRTAAFGPPVADELLYAVVDALDGIAEETGRSVPQVALNWLLRRPTVSSVIVGARDESQLQENLGAIGWELTPDQVARLDAASVTTAAYPYFPYRRQEGFARLNPPIAGGMEF encoded by the coding sequence ATGGAATATCGGCAGTTGGGGGCGTCCGGGCTCAAGGTTCCGGCGTTGAGCTTCGGCGCAGGCACGTTCGCCGGGAAGGGCGAGCTGTTCGGCGCGTGGGGCGACACCGACGTGGCGCAGGCCCGGCGGCTGGTGGACATCTGCCTCGACGCGGGGGTGACGATGTTCGACACGGCCGACGTCTACTCCGACGGCGCGTCGGAGGAGGTGCTGGGCCAGGCGCTCAAGGGGCGGCGCGACCGGGCGCTCATCTCCACCAAGGCCGGGCTGCCCATGGGCGACGGCCCCGGCGACGCGGGCACCTCCCGGCACCGGCTGATCAGGTCGGTCGACGACGCGCTGCGCCGCCTCGGCACCGGCCACATCGACCTGTTCCAGCTGCACGCCTTCGACGCGGCGACCCCGGTGGAGGAGGTGCTGTCCACGCTCGACGACCTGGTCAGGGCGGGCAAGCTGCGCTACGTGGGCGTCTCCAACTTCTCCGGCTGGCACCTCATGAAGTCGCTGGCGACCGCCGAGCGCTACGGCTACCCGCGCTACGTGGCGCACCAGGTCTACTACTCCCTGGTCGGGCGCGATTACGAGTGGGAGCTGATGCCGCTCGGCCGCGACCAGGGCGTCGGCGCGGTGGTGTGGAGCCCGCTCGGCTGGGGGCGCCTCACCGGCCGCATCCGCCGGGGTCAGCCTCTTCCCGAGGGCAGCCGGCTGCACAGGACCGCCGCCTTCGGGCCGCCGGTGGCCGACGAGCTGCTGTACGCGGTGGTGGACGCCCTGGACGGGATCGCCGAAGAGACCGGCAGGTCGGTCCCCCAGGTCGCGCTCAACTGGCTGCTGCGCCGCCCGACCGTCTCCTCCGTCATCGTCGGCGCCCGCGACGAGTCGCAGCTCCAGGAGAACCTGGGGGCGATCGGGTGGGAGCTGACGCCGGACCAGGTGGCCCGGCTGGACGCGGCCAGCGTCACCACGGCGGCGTACCCCTACTTCCCGTACCGGCGTCAGGAGGGTTTCGCCCGGCTCAACCCGCCGATCGCCGGCGGCATGGAGTTCTGA
- a CDS encoding aldo/keto reductase produces the protein MDYERQPYRRCGRSGLLLPAVSLGLWHNFGGGKSLDSQRAIFNKALDLGITHFDIADRYGPPFGAAEATFNRLLPRSLRDEVVVTTKGSNPMWDGPYGKGNSRKHLLATLDRSLARLGLDFVDIFYLHRDDEGTPLEEQVATLDYMVRTGRTLYVGVSNFSPERTAEAARLLRELGTPLLIHQPSYSLLNRKIEHGLLGVLEQEGVGCVVYSPLAQGLLTDRYLDGIPADSRAAEARFLTPDRVTPEVLAFVRSLSELAASRGQTVAQLSLAWALRDPRVTSVLVGASSPEQLEANVAAVDRLDFSDDELAAIDRAAKEAGIEA, from the coding sequence TTGGACTACGAACGCCAGCCGTACCGCAGGTGCGGCCGCAGCGGTCTCCTCCTCCCCGCCGTGTCGCTCGGCCTGTGGCACAACTTCGGCGGGGGCAAATCCCTCGACAGCCAGCGCGCCATCTTCAACAAGGCGCTCGATCTCGGCATCACCCACTTCGACATCGCCGACCGTTACGGCCCGCCGTTCGGCGCCGCCGAGGCGACGTTCAACCGGCTGCTGCCGCGGTCGCTGCGTGACGAGGTGGTCGTCACCACCAAGGGCAGCAACCCCATGTGGGACGGCCCGTACGGCAAGGGCAACTCGCGCAAGCACCTGCTCGCCACGCTCGACCGCTCGCTGGCCCGGCTCGGCCTCGACTTCGTGGACATCTTCTACCTGCACCGCGACGACGAGGGGACGCCGCTGGAGGAGCAGGTCGCCACGCTGGACTACATGGTCCGCACGGGGCGCACCCTCTACGTGGGCGTGTCGAACTTCTCGCCGGAGCGCACGGCCGAGGCCGCCCGGCTGCTGCGCGAGCTGGGCACGCCGCTGCTGATCCACCAGCCGTCCTACTCGCTGCTCAACCGGAAGATCGAGCACGGCCTGCTGGGCGTGCTGGAGCAGGAGGGCGTCGGCTGCGTGGTCTACTCGCCGCTGGCGCAGGGCCTGCTCACCGACCGCTACCTCGACGGCATCCCCGCCGACTCGCGGGCCGCCGAGGCGCGCTTCCTCACCCCCGACCGGGTGACGCCCGAGGTGCTGGCGTTCGTGCGGTCGCTGTCGGAGCTGGCCGCCTCCCGCGGGCAGACGGTGGCGCAGCTCTCCCTGGCCTGGGCGCTCAGGGACCCGCGCGTCACGTCGGTGCTGGTCGGCGCCTCCAGCCCCGAGCAGCTCGAGGCGAACGTGGCCGCCGTCGACCGGCTGGACTTCAGCGACGACGAGCTGGCCGCCATCGACCGCGCCGCCAAGGAGGCCGGTATCGAGGCGTAA
- a CDS encoding carbohydrate ABC transporter permease: MLVETAVKPARPTRPGGKPLSSEQAERVRRIRRSGAYILLAISSAVFLLPFLWMVTTSLKSDAENLAFPPQWLPDSFNFDNYAKGWSGSLPFTRFLLNTIVITALSMAGNLVSCILPAYAFARLRARAAGFMFAALLATMMIPREITLVPKFVMFSKLGWVDTYLPLVVPEFFGVALYIFLLRQFFTTIPQELIDAARIDGASELRILWSVMLPLARPAIAAICLFSFVGNWNQYLENSIYLRSMEKITLAQGLGMFNGQYVTQYNQMMAVALVSMLPILVIFFLAQKTFIRGVTLTGIAGR, translated from the coding sequence ATGCTCGTCGAGACCGCGGTCAAGCCCGCGCGCCCCACCAGGCCGGGCGGCAAGCCCCTGAGCTCGGAGCAGGCCGAGCGCGTCAGGCGGATCCGGCGCTCCGGCGCGTACATCCTGCTGGCCATCAGCTCAGCGGTGTTCCTGCTGCCGTTCCTGTGGATGGTGACGACCTCGCTCAAGTCGGACGCGGAGAACCTGGCCTTCCCGCCGCAGTGGCTGCCCGACTCCTTCAACTTTGACAACTACGCCAAGGGCTGGTCCGGCTCGCTGCCGTTCACCAGGTTCCTGCTGAACACGATCGTGATCACCGCGCTGTCCATGGCGGGCAACCTCGTCTCGTGCATCCTGCCGGCGTACGCGTTCGCCCGGCTGCGGGCGCGGGCGGCGGGCTTCATGTTCGCGGCGCTGCTGGCGACCATGATGATCCCGCGCGAGATCACGCTGGTGCCGAAGTTCGTGATGTTCTCCAAGCTCGGCTGGGTCGACACGTATCTGCCGCTGGTCGTGCCGGAGTTCTTCGGCGTCGCGCTCTACATCTTCCTGCTGCGCCAGTTCTTCACCACGATCCCGCAGGAGCTCATCGACGCGGCCCGCATCGACGGGGCCTCGGAGCTGCGCATCCTGTGGAGCGTCATGCTGCCGCTGGCCAGGCCCGCCATCGCGGCGATCTGCCTGTTCTCCTTCGTGGGCAACTGGAACCAGTATCTGGAGAACTCCATCTACCTGCGCTCGATGGAGAAGATCACCCTCGCCCAGGGGCTCGGCATGTTCAACGGTCAGTACGTCACCCAGTACAACCAGATGATGGCTGTCGCGCTAGTGTCGATGCTGCCCATCCTCGTCATCTTTTTCCTGGCGCAGAAGACGTTCATCCGGGGCGTCACGCTCACCGGAATCGCAGGAAGGTAA
- a CDS encoding carbohydrate ABC transporter permease — MTAVSARSTLARREARRFHLFVSPWVIGFVLFSAGPILGAVVLSFMDWNLLRPPTWVGFANYERMFTDPEFWESIENTVQYGLGSVALGVSFTFLLALLLNQPLRFQGLFRTVMYLPSVVSGLATALLWLNILHPDYGLINKVLASFGIEGPGWLASQEWAIPGLVLMSVWGAGNTIVIYLAGLQGIPKTLYEAAEIDGAGWWRRFWSVTVPMMSPVIFFNVVTGFIAALQSYVLILVMTEGGPGNATMVLGLYIYRHAFVYFDMGYAATLSWAMFALVIAVTAIQFGLARRWVHYEFK; from the coding sequence ATGACCGCCGTCAGCGCCCGCAGCACGCTGGCGCGCCGCGAGGCGCGGCGCTTCCACCTGTTCGTCTCGCCGTGGGTGATCGGGTTCGTGCTCTTCAGCGCGGGCCCGATCCTCGGCGCCGTCGTGCTGAGCTTCATGGACTGGAACCTGCTGAGGCCGCCGACGTGGGTGGGCTTCGCCAACTACGAGCGCATGTTCACCGACCCCGAGTTCTGGGAGTCGATCGAGAACACCGTGCAGTACGGCCTCGGCTCGGTGGCGCTCGGCGTGTCGTTCACGTTCCTGCTGGCGCTGCTGCTCAACCAGCCGCTGCGCTTCCAGGGGCTGTTCCGCACCGTGATGTACCTGCCGTCGGTGGTGTCGGGCCTGGCCACGGCCCTGCTGTGGCTGAACATCCTGCACCCCGACTACGGGCTGATCAACAAGGTGCTGGCGTCCTTCGGCATCGAGGGGCCGGGCTGGCTGGCCTCGCAGGAGTGGGCCATCCCCGGGCTCGTGCTGATGAGCGTGTGGGGCGCGGGCAACACGATCGTCATCTACCTGGCCGGGCTGCAGGGCATCCCGAAGACGCTCTACGAGGCCGCCGAGATCGACGGGGCCGGGTGGTGGCGCCGGTTCTGGAGCGTGACCGTGCCGATGATGTCGCCGGTCATCTTCTTCAACGTGGTGACCGGGTTCATCGCGGCGCTGCAGAGCTACGTGCTCATCCTGGTGATGACCGAGGGCGGGCCCGGCAACGCCACGATGGTGCTGGGGCTCTACATCTACCGGCACGCGTTCGTCTACTTCGACATGGGATACGCGGCCACGCTGTCGTGGGCGATGTTCGCGCTGGTCATCGCCGTGACCGCGATCCAGTTCGGCCTGGCCAGGCGCTGGGTGCACTACGAGTTCAAATGA